A single region of the Corticium candelabrum chromosome 15, ooCorCand1.1, whole genome shotgun sequence genome encodes:
- the LOC134190569 gene encoding tyrosine-protein kinase ABL1-like, translating to MGQEQGKVESGSRTSSITHLKSKFRRRDGSHQNSLDHSVPEATTPDEPDSPLANSMRWDSRDKLNFDDNEECDINADPHMVVAVHTFMGGGPEQLTVHAGDELRVTDYSEQRDWCQATNRRGECGWVPSNYIKPINSIEKHSWFHGPISRNEAEYLLSSGINGSFLVRESESNPGQHSVSLRYEGRVFHYRIQVNPEGFKYISQDHYFKTLPELIHHHSQQPDGLITILRYPATKPNAPVFGIPQKGDRWEIKKNDIQMHDRLGGGQYGEVYKARWKSCNKIVAVKTFREDTMDASDFLKEAAVMKKVKHKNLVQLLGVCTLEPPFFIITEYMLNGNLLDYLRGEVGRELDAVTLMYVATQVASAMAYLEQKNYIHRDLAARNCLVGDNNLVKVADFGLSRLLKEDIYTASQGAKFPIKWTAPEALAYNSFSTKSDVWSFGVLLWEIATYGMTPYPGMELSAVYTSLDSGERMMQPEGCPDEIYQLMQGCWQWDVEDRPTFSEIHKELNSMFHDSGGVTHAVKKALKDKKKDSKGDSRSDSPSSVNNPASPGIKSHKSRKDHSSHISTSAHSSLASSTGPPASPISSFKSGLDDALSKRASLGSSTLPLRSVHEEGSFSTVPSKRKNSHDELKFTGSFPLQPSPPVPLRQQSTGRGLSDRPMCPLPPSPPPTDYNDDSSSPPPLPPPRDFIVPHNDEPPPPPIPSAKNKPRLPDSFARMSGPPPLPSFGSKPQMRHLSSQAPLGEQEDQSALPPVPTSSKPYTLVNGPGDWGQQKGHEPPPLPPDNIRPQLRSIVPDKPLPARPSNAQPVERDDDGGPPPLPTSSKPHLDRGQPASNHVQKHSYLESPPVPSVSTKPSLHGPPIKPLPPLPGSASTGASLSSKPFSRHHDASQQHVAKPPVPPISAKPAFLPKPPLPSAKPAVLTKPNMKPPVQTKPTVQSKPSWLRREASSSNLLSPLIPMKDKVTTMANKIMTRQSQLASRKSENLQECFDAFSSSVSALLDKTDDITDSHVVVLSKQIQSKLMEFRNLTRRTGGCPSDGEMVDICSAIEAIMNLVNDLFR from the exons ATGGGGCAAGAACAGGGCAAAGTAGAGAGCGGCAGTCGAACTAGTTCCATTACTCACCTAAAGAGCAAATTCCGACGACGTGATGGATCACACCAGAATTCGTTGGACCACTCCGTTCCTGAAG ctaCCACACCTGATGAACCTGACTCTCCTCTTGCAAACAGCATGAGATGGGATTCACGTGACAAGCTAAATTTTGATGATAATGAAGAATGTGATATCAATGCTGATCCCCATATGGTTGTTGCTGTACACACGTTTATGGGTGGTGGACCAGAGCAGTTGACAGTTCACGCTGGTGATGAACTTCGTGTTACTGACTACAGCGAGCAAAGAGACTGGTGTCAAGCAACAAACAGGAGAGGAGAATGTGGCTGGGTTCCTAGCAATTACATAAAGCCGATCAACAGCATCGAGAAGCATTCCTGGTTTCACGGTCCTATCTCTCGCAACGAAGCTGAGTATCTTCTCAGCAGTGGCATTAATGGCAGCTTTCTTGTAcgagagagtgaaagcaatccAGGCCAGCACTCGGTCTCTCTCCGGTATGAAGGCCGAGTCTTTCACTACAGAATCCAAGTCAACCCGGAGGGATTCAAGTATATCAGTCAAGACCATTACTTCAAGACTCTTCCAGAGCTTATCCATCACCATTCTCAGCAGCCAGATGGTCTCATCACGATTTTGCGCTACCCGGCAACTAAACCCAATGCCCCAGTGTTTGGCATTCCGCAGAAGGGCGACAGATGGGAAATCAAAAAGAACGATATTCAGATGCATGACCGACTAGGAGGCGGCCAGTACGGTGAGGTGTACAAAGCGAGGTGGAAGAGCTGCAATAAGATTGTTGCAGTGAAGACCTTTCGA GAAGACACGATGGATGCATCAGACTTTCTCAAAGAAGCTGCGGTTATGAAGAAAGTGAAGCACAAGAACCTGGTTCAGCTATTGGGCGTCTGTACGCTTGAACCTCCATTTTTTATTATCACAGAGTACATGCTAAACGGCAATCTCTTGGATTACTTGCGAGGAGAAGTTGGTAGGGAATTAGACGCCGTTACTCTTATGTATGTGGCAACACAAGTTGCCAGTGCTATGGCTTATCTCGAACAGAAGAATTACATACACAG AGATCTGGCTGCCAGGAATTGTTTAGTCGGAGACAACAACTTGGTCAAAGTGGCCGACTTTGGATTGTCGCGCCTATTGAAGGAAGACATCTACACCGCCAGCCAGGGAGCCAAGTTCCCAATAAAGTGGACAGCACCTGAAGCTCTTGCATATAATTCTTTCTCGACAAAGTCTGACGTTTGGT CATTTGGTGTGCTCCTGTGGGAAATTGCAACGTACGGCATGACACCCTATCCAGGAATGGAGCTTAGTGCTGTGTATACTTCTCTGGATTCAGGCGAGCGCATGATGCAGCCTGAAGGTTGTCCTGATGAAATTTATCAGCTTATGCAAGGAT GTTGGCAATGGGACGTTGAAGACCGTCCTACATTTTCTGAAATTCATAAGGAGTTGAACAGCATGTTCCATGACTCGGGAGGCGTCACTCATG CTGTCAAAAAGGCTTTGAAGGATAAAAAGAAAGATTCAAAAGGGGACAGTCGCAGTGACAGCCCATCGTCTGTTAACAATCCAGCGTCACCAGGAATTAAATCTCACAAGTCTCGTAAGGATCATTCATCTCATATATCTACTTCAGCTCATAGTTCGCTCGCTTCGTCGACTGGGCCACCTGCATCTCCGATAAGTTCATTTAAGTCCGGCCTTGATGACGCACTTAGTAAGAGAGCGTCACTTGGTAGTTCAACTTTGCCATTGCGATCTGTGCATGAAGAAGGATCGTTTTCTACGGTTCCCTCAAAACGGAAGAACTCGCACGATGAACTGAAGTTTACTGGATCGTTTCCATTGCAGCCCAGTCCTCCAGTTCCATTGAGACAACAGTCTACTGGCAGAGGTTTGTCTGATCGTCCGATGTGTCCCCTACCCCCATCGCCTCCACCTACTGATTATAATGATGACTCATCATCTCCGCCTCCTTTGCCACCACCGAGAGATTTCATTGTACCCCATAATGATGAGCCACCGCCACCGCCCATACCATCCGCTAAAAACAAGCCAAGATTGCCTGATTCTTTTGCAAGAATGAGTGGACCTCCACCTTTGCCATCTTTTGGCAGTAAGCCTCAGATGAGACACTTATCCAGTCAAGCACCACTGGGTGAGCAAGAAGATCAGAGTGCTCTACCACCTGTACCAACCTCAAGCAAGCCTTACACTTTGGTAAATGGTCCAGGTGATTGGGGTCAGCAGAAGGGTCATGAACCACCACCTCTTCCACCAGACAACATTCGGCCTCAGTTGCGCAGTATCGTACCTGACAAACCACTTCCAGCAAGGCCATCTAATGCACAGCCTGTTGAAAGAGATGATGATGGGGGACCACCACCATTGCCAACGTCGAGTAAGCCTCATCTTGATCGAGGGCAGCCTGCATCAAACCATGTGCAGAAACATAGTTACCTCGAATCGCCGCCTGTTCCATCTGTGAGCACCAAACCTTCTTTACACGGTCCTCCAATCAAGCCACTTCCACCACTTCCGGGTTCTGCATCAACAGGTGCATCCCTATCTTCTAAACCATTCAGCAGACATCATGATGCATCTCAGCAGCATGTTGCTAAACCTCCAGTGCCACCAATTTCAGCCAAGCCTGCTTTTCTTCCGAAACCGCCTTTGCCATCTGCCAAACCGGCTGTTCTGACTAAGCCAAACATGAAGCCTCCAGTTCAAACCAAACCTACGGTACAGAGCAAACCGTCTTGGCTTAGACGAGAGGCCAGTTCATCAAATTTGTTGTCACCGCTTATACCAATGAAAGATAAGGTGACAACTATGGCTAACAAAATCATGACTAGGCAATCACAACTGGCATCAAGGAAGTCAGAAAACTTGCAAGAGTGCTTTGATGCATTTTCGTCATCAGTGAGTGCTCTTCTAGACAAGACTGATGATATTACAGACAGCCATGTGGTAGTTTTGTCGAAGCAGATTCAGTCAAAATTGATGGAGTTTAGAAACTTGACAAGACGGACAGGAGGTTGTCCATCTGATGGTGAAATGGTTGATATTTGTTCAGCTATAGAGGCGATCATGAATTTGGTCAATGACTTGTTTAGGTGA
- the LOC134190656 gene encoding sulfhydryl oxidase 2-like isoform X2, whose amino-acid sequence MNQLSASLLLLVLSLWFVAAYDCQLYSEEDDLVCFSNSSLKKAVLESDFCWIVEFYASWCGHCHHFAPTWKNFAHSVKNWTTVARVGVIDCGNRVNTASCQHFKVQGFPTIRLFYAHSKMSEVGVEVRERGINGLQQSVIKHIESQPNSPHSWPVLKPVDSVTTVKQWMLAQTAGQQVFLIIEDKESYLGRQVIMEMYGQHNKVKIRRATNNQSDIAAFCGVAYFPAIVVISKGKLDKLKSDGKDLLSYITAVTRELEKKRQVDKKTAEKKNIRDVVHKKKPQIASQDIGKTQQKNVKSHQNSRVDARRTHHRKPTVYLEDLVATLTFSFRHEIPLHDISGSRFKTLNRFVQLLSSCLPVPMTIRHMLDQLSNRMKLIDLRLKKIDVSTWMRLTSPEQYRGEVQPHQQWVACKGSEPHYRGYPCGLWTLFHTAVINCARYDPTLQKTCSRWTWRRAQPKSHLVVPGSKHIDITEILSAIHDYIRDFFGCRQCSENFSKMAVDISKEVSTPSDGVLWLWRAHNKANMRLRDAKSSDPEYPKIQFPSSEQCPHCRTTASQSDGNIPWDKSAVLCFLMDMYRHESIRSISTSVHRPVVTHGIRIKPRIHSYKNQIEADIHTPLFYGMDWKFSVFLYFISMAALVFIGWTLLRSRSCKRRRLRFNLA is encoded by the exons ATGAATCAATTGTCGGCGTCGTTGTTGCTGCTTGTCTTGTCGCTTTGGTTTGTTGCCGCGTACGATTGTCAGTTGTACTCGGAGGAGGATGACTTGGTTTGCTTCTCGAATTCGTCGTTGAAGAAAGCGGTGCTGGAGAGCGATTTCTGCTGGATTGTTGAGTTCTACGCGAGCTGGTGTGGACACTGCCATCACTTTGCACCTACATGGAAAAATTTTGCACACAGTGTCAAAA ACTGGACGACTGTGGCACGAGTGGGTGTTATCGACTGTGGCAATCGAGTAAACACGGCCTCTTGTCAGCATTTTAAAGTTCAAGGCTTTCCTACAATCAGA TTGTTCTATGCTCATTCCAAAATGTCGGAAGTCGGAGTTGAAGTTC GTGAACGGGGTATTAATGGTCTTCAGCAGTCTGTCATTAAACACATTGAATCTCAACCCAACTCACCTCATTCTTGGCCAGTACTAAAACCTGTAGACAG TGTTACAACTGTGAAGCAGTGGATGTTGGCTCAGACAGCTGGTCAGCAAGTATTTTTGATCATTGAAGATAAAGAGTCCTATCTGGGAAGACAG GTTATTATGGAAATGTATGGCCAACATAATAAAGTGAAGATTAGAAGAGCGACTAACAACCAG TCTGACATAGCTGCTTTTTGTGGAGTCGCTTATTTTCCTGCAATTGTTGTTATTTCAAAAGGAAAACTTGACAAGTTAAAATC AGATGGCAAGGATTTGTTAAGCTATATTACTGCTGTTACACGAGAGCTGGAGAAGAAACGTCAAGTTGATAAAAAGACTGCTGAAAAAAAGAACATACGTGACGTTGTACACAAAAAGAAGCCACAGATTGCTTCTCAAGATATTGGTAAAACTCAACAGAAAAATGTTAAGAGTCATCAGAATAGTCGTGTTGATGCACGTAGAACTCATCACAG GAAGCCTACAGTGTACTTAGAAGATCTTGTAGCTACTCTGACCTTCTCTTTTCGACATGAAATTCCTCTTCATGATATATCAGGCAGTCGCTTCAAGACGCTGAACCGCTTTGTCCAACTTTTAAGTAGT TGTTTACCAGTGCCAATGACAATTCGACACATGTTGGATCAGTTGTCAAATAGAATGAAGTTGATTGACTTACGGCTCAAGAAAATTGATGTCAGCACATGGATGCGTCTCACAAGCCCAGAG CAATATAGAGGTGAAGTTCAACCTCACCAGCAATGGGTTGCATGCAAAGGAAGTGAACCTCATTACCGTGGCTATCCCTGTGGTTTGTGGACACTGTTCCACACTGCTGTCATCAACTGTGCTAGATATGATCCAACCTTGCAGAAAACATGCAGCAGATGGACATGGAGACGTGCTCAGCCAAAATCTCACCTCGTTGTCCCCGGATCTAAACATATAGACATCACTGAAATCCTTTCTGCCATTCATGATTACATTCGCGACTTCTTTGGCTGTCGTCAATGCAGTGAAAATTTCTCCAAGATGGCAGTTGACATTTCAAAAGAAGTTTCAACACCCTCTGACGGGGTCCTGTGGCTGTGGAGAGCACACAATAAAGCCAACATGAGACTGCGAGATGCAAAGAGCTCGGATCCTGAATATCCAAAAATCCAGTTTCCATCATCAGAGCAGTGTCCACATTGCCGCACGACGGCATCCCAATCTGATGGTAATATTCCATGGGACAAAAGTGCTGTTCTGTGTTTTCTAATGGATATGTATCGGCATGAGTCAATACGTTCTATTAGCACGTCAGTACATCGACCTGTTGTCACACACGGAATACGAATAAAGCCAAGAATACACAGCTACAAGAATCAGATAGAAGCAGACATCCACACACCGCTTTTCTATGGAATGGATTGGAAATTTTCTGTGTTTCTGTATTTTATCTCAATGGCAGCTCTTGTGTTTATTGGTTGGACTCTTCTACGATCACGTAGTTGCAAGCGCAGAAGACTTCGATTCAATCTAGCTTAA
- the LOC134190656 gene encoding sulfhydryl oxidase 2-like isoform X1 — MNQLSASLLLLVLSLWFVAAYDCQLYSEEDDLVCFSNSSLKKAVLESDFCWIVEFYASWCGHCHHFAPTWKNFAHSVKNWTTVARVGVIDCGNRVNTASCQHFKVQGFPTIRLFYAHSKMSEVGVEVRERGINGLQQSVIKHIESQPNSPHSWPVLKPVDSVTTVKQWMLAQTAGQQVFLIIEDKESYLGRQVIMEMYGQHNKVKIRRATNNQSDIAAFCGVAYFPAIVVISKGKLDKLKSDGKDLLSYITAVTRELEKKRQVDKKTAEKKNIRDVVHKKKPQIASQDIGKTQQKNVKSHQNSRVDARRTHHSRKPTVYLEDLVATLTFSFRHEIPLHDISGSRFKTLNRFVQLLSSCLPVPMTIRHMLDQLSNRMKLIDLRLKKIDVSTWMRLTSPEQYRGEVQPHQQWVACKGSEPHYRGYPCGLWTLFHTAVINCARYDPTLQKTCSRWTWRRAQPKSHLVVPGSKHIDITEILSAIHDYIRDFFGCRQCSENFSKMAVDISKEVSTPSDGVLWLWRAHNKANMRLRDAKSSDPEYPKIQFPSSEQCPHCRTTASQSDGNIPWDKSAVLCFLMDMYRHESIRSISTSVHRPVVTHGIRIKPRIHSYKNQIEADIHTPLFYGMDWKFSVFLYFISMAALVFIGWTLLRSRSCKRRRLRFNLA, encoded by the exons ATGAATCAATTGTCGGCGTCGTTGTTGCTGCTTGTCTTGTCGCTTTGGTTTGTTGCCGCGTACGATTGTCAGTTGTACTCGGAGGAGGATGACTTGGTTTGCTTCTCGAATTCGTCGTTGAAGAAAGCGGTGCTGGAGAGCGATTTCTGCTGGATTGTTGAGTTCTACGCGAGCTGGTGTGGACACTGCCATCACTTTGCACCTACATGGAAAAATTTTGCACACAGTGTCAAAA ACTGGACGACTGTGGCACGAGTGGGTGTTATCGACTGTGGCAATCGAGTAAACACGGCCTCTTGTCAGCATTTTAAAGTTCAAGGCTTTCCTACAATCAGA TTGTTCTATGCTCATTCCAAAATGTCGGAAGTCGGAGTTGAAGTTC GTGAACGGGGTATTAATGGTCTTCAGCAGTCTGTCATTAAACACATTGAATCTCAACCCAACTCACCTCATTCTTGGCCAGTACTAAAACCTGTAGACAG TGTTACAACTGTGAAGCAGTGGATGTTGGCTCAGACAGCTGGTCAGCAAGTATTTTTGATCATTGAAGATAAAGAGTCCTATCTGGGAAGACAG GTTATTATGGAAATGTATGGCCAACATAATAAAGTGAAGATTAGAAGAGCGACTAACAACCAG TCTGACATAGCTGCTTTTTGTGGAGTCGCTTATTTTCCTGCAATTGTTGTTATTTCAAAAGGAAAACTTGACAAGTTAAAATC AGATGGCAAGGATTTGTTAAGCTATATTACTGCTGTTACACGAGAGCTGGAGAAGAAACGTCAAGTTGATAAAAAGACTGCTGAAAAAAAGAACATACGTGACGTTGTACACAAAAAGAAGCCACAGATTGCTTCTCAAGATATTGGTAAAACTCAACAGAAAAATGTTAAGAGTCATCAGAATAGTCGTGTTGATGCACGTAGAACTCATCACAG TAGGAAGCCTACAGTGTACTTAGAAGATCTTGTAGCTACTCTGACCTTCTCTTTTCGACATGAAATTCCTCTTCATGATATATCAGGCAGTCGCTTCAAGACGCTGAACCGCTTTGTCCAACTTTTAAGTAGT TGTTTACCAGTGCCAATGACAATTCGACACATGTTGGATCAGTTGTCAAATAGAATGAAGTTGATTGACTTACGGCTCAAGAAAATTGATGTCAGCACATGGATGCGTCTCACAAGCCCAGAG CAATATAGAGGTGAAGTTCAACCTCACCAGCAATGGGTTGCATGCAAAGGAAGTGAACCTCATTACCGTGGCTATCCCTGTGGTTTGTGGACACTGTTCCACACTGCTGTCATCAACTGTGCTAGATATGATCCAACCTTGCAGAAAACATGCAGCAGATGGACATGGAGACGTGCTCAGCCAAAATCTCACCTCGTTGTCCCCGGATCTAAACATATAGACATCACTGAAATCCTTTCTGCCATTCATGATTACATTCGCGACTTCTTTGGCTGTCGTCAATGCAGTGAAAATTTCTCCAAGATGGCAGTTGACATTTCAAAAGAAGTTTCAACACCCTCTGACGGGGTCCTGTGGCTGTGGAGAGCACACAATAAAGCCAACATGAGACTGCGAGATGCAAAGAGCTCGGATCCTGAATATCCAAAAATCCAGTTTCCATCATCAGAGCAGTGTCCACATTGCCGCACGACGGCATCCCAATCTGATGGTAATATTCCATGGGACAAAAGTGCTGTTCTGTGTTTTCTAATGGATATGTATCGGCATGAGTCAATACGTTCTATTAGCACGTCAGTACATCGACCTGTTGTCACACACGGAATACGAATAAAGCCAAGAATACACAGCTACAAGAATCAGATAGAAGCAGACATCCACACACCGCTTTTCTATGGAATGGATTGGAAATTTTCTGTGTTTCTGTATTTTATCTCAATGGCAGCTCTTGTGTTTATTGGTTGGACTCTTCTACGATCACGTAGTTGCAAGCGCAGAAGACTTCGATTCAATCTAGCTTAA
- the LOC134190768 gene encoding uncharacterized protein LOC134190768 has protein sequence MKKQLTLFGVRKRKREPFFQRSADDSDYTRVIETLWQQDAGQRTRKDFFKWAQGQWRDKYSKDRKARDDVIAKSVGVQQGMDNADEKAATTGYFRRLDEPEPKRSHLSCHGRHDQVSMVASVSTDGDDIEVASGGPEAEFLNAIGIDSSQLLTEDVVGRSDFMGVLRQCARQWLAYKQVQATYEAHAKWRWGHSQLIRAEDELVTEEKKLMAAMCDVAQVTVSATNFLSVSFVRMALEKMEGLAALSARLLKFTNSLQTQTRRLEIRVSQLLQKQKHPADDLVLDCTNGCELSWEKAFGNLADLQSNGADTCGPLSAEELVHTSQVMAAVNVLSLRGLLQTIHYKEDELCMKVQWALTHQILHWMPVMSLLHKPAKNIVLVNVPDLTFTDNGNTFSDVLSLVQEDEGVALSEQIEGDAQMQQEGDAQIQQEAEQLSITLPAKKRGPPARHEQFPEIICSAMSFINMHGYTAQARRRTTAGNSNGVTLAQVQQHLLSSVAGLKDKGIGRTTVHQLMLPPRQKTVNARRYHGVLNVRVPGKRNDEHGCHENGHFCLAQVGYMLEFSQQHSDSTSTFSCDNKNKVNIGTLAVSRYHQLRKFFPIGNGPVYKDHDFPFQNAKIIPSGYLRLEPRGRPKTRTVYNTARVRLASADSVRLRTNLIRSCVRRSSSMPPLLCKHEFDNGKYSEFGHFRKDKLGRLHYTVPHTGPLFVKNRAGRFHESTAETHANDLDELIGTEIRSGKTGICLAVDGGPDYSIKSILTIIAFGRLWRDKNLDFLIMCTHAAGDSCYNRVEHAWSPLSSSLAGVILPASLPGEMSPWQQKLDDIEKEKKIADVFDNALKVLDSYWNAISYDGFPVTSSSVMCLEKPSPYNDHSKLTEFAAAGSTKLKADEGMKCILNELQFLHSHAVRKTHMLQFMKCDSGSCHHCSTRPVRATTAVNFLRRHGGCLMTPRPSNNHEGHYCTFLEAALMEDMGCKPLQLDYGLPSLLGKVNHVCELCNRYVFQSEADRTRHLQRIHNRSKRKEAVQAHTEQQAAPKPSHNCTYTGCGHIFSTQYQLQRHKQETGHKCRAGRKKKGTC, from the coding sequence ATGAAAAAGCAGCTGACTCTCTTTGGTGTACggaagaggaagagagagCCTTTCTTCCAACGCAGTGCAGATGACAGTGATTACACACGAGTGATCGAAACTCTGTGGCAGCAAGATGCTGGACAGCGCACTCGCAAGGACTTCTTCAAGTGGGCACAAGGCCAATGGCGTGACAAGTACTCGAAGGACAGGAAGGCAAGAGATGATGTGATAGCCAAGAGCGTTGGAGTCCAACAGGGAATGGACAATGCGGACGAGAAGGCGGCGACGACTGGTTACTTCCGGCGATTGGATGAACCGGAACCGAAGCGTTCACACCTATCTTGTCATGGCCGTCATGACCAGGTTAGTATGGTCGCTTCGGTATCCACAGATGGCGACGACATAGAGGTAGCTAGTGGAGGGCCCGAAGCAGAGTTCTTGAATGCTATTGGGATTGACTCCTCTCAATTGCTGACGGAAGATGTTGTAGGCAGATCAGATTTTATGGGCGTGTTACGTCAGTGCGCGAGACAGTGGCTGGCATACAAACAGGTACAGGCGACATATGAAGCACACGCAAAGTGGCGTTGGGGACATAGTCAGCTCATTCGAGCAGAAGATGAGCTGGTGACGGAAGAGAAGAAACTGATGGCTGCAATGTGTGATGTTGCTCAGGTAACCGTGAGTGCCACAAACTTCCTGAGTGTTTCATTTGTGCGCATGGCTTTAGAGAAGATGGAAGGACTAGCAGCTCTGTCTGCGAGGCTGCTAAAGTTTACAAACTCGCTGCAGACCCAAACCAGACGATTAGAAATACGCGTATCCCAATTGCTGCAGAAGCAGAAGCATCCAGCAGATGACCTAGTACTAGACTGTACAAATGGCTGTGAACTGTCTTGGGAGAAAGCCTTTGGCAATCTTGCTGATTTGCAATCAAACGGTGCAGACACGTGTGGTCCACTCTCTGCTGAAGAGCTAGTACACACTTCTCAAGTCATGGCGGCAGTGAATGTGCTTTCATTGAGAGGCTTGCTACAGACTATACATTACAAAGAAGACGAACTCTGCATGAAAGTGCAGTGGGCACTGACACACCAAATCCTTCACTGGATGCCTGTTATGTCCTTGTTACACAAGCCAGCCAAAAACATCGTTCTTGTGAACGTGCCTGACCTGACCTTCACAGATAATGGTAACACCTTCTCTGATGTACTATCCCTTGTGCAAGAGGATGAAGGAGTGGCGCTATCTGAGCAGATAGAGGGAGATGCTCAGATGCAACAGGAGGGAGATGCCCAGATACAACAAGAGGCGGAACAACTTTCTATCACACTCCCTGCAAAGAAACGAGGACCTCCTGCTCGGCATGAACAGTTTCCTGAGATTATCTGTTCTGCTATGAGTTTCATCAACATGCATGGCTATACAGCACAAGCAAGGCGCCGAACAACAGCAGGTAATTCTAATGGTGTCACACTTGCTCAGGTTCAGCAACATTTGCTTTCATCTGTCGCTGGACTGAAGGACAAAGGTATCGGTCGGACTACGGTTCACCAGCTGATGTTGCCTCCTCGACAGAAGACTGTCAATGCAAGGCGGTACCACGGTGTTCTCAATGTTCGAGTTCCTGGCAAAAGGAATGATGAACATGGTTGTCATGAAAATGGCCATTTCTGCCTGGCACAAGTTGGGTACATGTTAGAATTTTCTCAACAGCATTCTGACAGTACATCAACTTTTAGTTGCgacaataaaaacaaagtCAACATTGGCACACTAGCTGTCAGTCGATACCACCAACTGCGAAAGTTCTTCCCAATTGGAAATGGTCCAGTGTACAAGGATCATGATTTTCCTTTTCAAAATGCAAAGATCATTCCTTCAGGATACCTTCGGTTGGAACCTAGAGGACGGCCAAAGACTCGTACAGTGTACAATACGGCACGAGTTCGCCTTGCATCTGCTGATTCGGTAAGGCTCAGAACGAACCTGATTAGGAGTTGTGTCAGGAGAAGCTCTAGTATGCCTCCACTGCTTTGCAAGCACGAGTTCGATAATGGAAAATATTCAGAATTTGGTCACTTCAGAAAAGACAAACTAGGACGTTTGCACTACACTGTTCCGCATACCGGTCCACTGTTTGTTAAAAACAGAGCAGGAAGGTTTCATGAGTCAACAGCAGAGACTCATGCCAATGATCTCGATGAGCTGATTGGTACTGAAATAAGAAGTGGAAAAACTGGTATATGCCTCGCCGTTGATGGAGGACCAGATTATAGCATCAAGTCAATTCTTACAATCATTGCCTTTGGTAGACTGTGGCGTGATAAAAACTTAGATTTTCTCAtcatgtgcacacatgcagctGGGGACAGCTGTTACAATCGAGTGGAGCATGCCTGGTCCCCACTTTCATCTAGCCTGGCTGGTGTGATATTACCCGCAAGCCTACCTGGTGAAATGTCGCCATGGCAGCAAAAGTTAGATGATATAGAAAAAGAGAAAAAGATAGCTGACGTTTTCGACAACGCTCTGAAAGTTCTAGACTCATACTGGAATGCCATATCCTATGATGGCTTTCCCGTCACGTCGTCAAGTGTGATGTGTCTTGAGAAACCATCTCCGTACAATGATCACAGCAAGCTTACTGAGTTTGCAGCAGCTGGCAGTACAAAGCTGAAAGCAGATGAAGGCATGAAATGTATCCTGAATGAATTGCAGTTTCTGCATTCACATGCTGTGCGCAAGACGCACATGCTTCAGTTTATGAAGTGTGACTCTGGTAGCTGTCATCACTGTTCTACTCGTCCCGTGAGAGCCACAACGGCTGTGAACTTCCTCCGTAGGCATGGGGGTTGTTTGATGACACCTCGGCCAAGCAACAATCATGAGGGTCATTACTGTACTTTCCTCGAAGCTGCACTGATGGAGGATATGGGTTGCAAGCCCCTCCAACTAGATTATGGTTTGCCGTCTCTTCTAGGAAAGGTCAACCATGTCTGTGAACTTTGCAATCGGTATGTTTTCCAATCTGAGGCAGATAGGACACGCCACTTGCAAAGGATTCATAACCGTTCAAAGAGAAAAGAGGCTGTCCAGGCACACACAGAACAGCAGGCTGCACCTAAACCCTCTCACAATTGTACATACACTGGCTGTGGCCACATATTCAGCACCCAGTACCAACTACAACGCCACAAACAAGAGACAGGGCACAAGTGCAGGGctggaagaaagaagaaggGAACATGCTGA
- the LOC134190662 gene encoding neurofilament light polypeptide-like, whose product MRNEGEEGEEEEEEEEEEEEEEEEEEEEEEEGEEEGEEEGEGEGEGEGEGEGEGEERRQNPAKTPKLTSDFLLLKTS is encoded by the coding sequence ATGCGTAacgaaggagaagaaggagaagaagaagaagaagaagaagaagaagaagaagaagaagaagaagaagaagaagaagaagaagaagaaggagaagaagaaggagaagaagaaggagaaggagaaggagaaggagaaggagaaggagaaggagaaggagaagaaagaagacaaaatccagcAAAAACTCCAAAATTGACAAGCGATTTTCTccttctgaagacaagctga